AGGCATGTAAGGTGTACagataaacacattaaataatcTGTTGAATCTACATTCAAACTGAAACTGGATTTATTCATGTAAATCAAATCACAAATGTATATTGTTGTGCTGTTACTCAGTTACTGCTCCAGACTGGTCAAATACTGgccagcattacatgtaaacacattagtgtgaagttatttaaaaaaaaaggcagatccTTCCATGTCCACAAGAGGGAGACGTTGTGTGATGAACTGTAAAGGCATGACatcacagaaaaagaaagttcATTTTTCTAAGAAACTTCTCCAACTATTTTAAGTCTGACCTTTTTCCACTACAGGATGGGGTCATGTGTGAGTGTCAGTGTCGTGTGTTGACCCAGCTGAGTGTGTAGGAGCTGTGTGCATTTGTTACTGTCTGCTTCAGGACACTGTGACCCTCTCCTGCTGAGCTGTGAACCAGCTTTAGTCCAGAAGCCTGGAGACCCTGAAGGATGCTGAACCAATAGCGGAGCACTTCCTCATTGGTCCCGCCCACTTCAAACCCTGCCCATTGCAGGTGTACAGCGGCAACCAGATGATGGACATTCTGTAGAGTTCCTGTCTCAATCCAGTTTTGGAAAACTCGCCACTCTGCACTTAGCAGGTCAGCATACAGGAAATTAACCTAaagatattaaatattaaaatgaaaaaaaaaatcttagagCTGACAAAAACTAAAATGGTAGACTTAtctataatatataaaaataatactgtgtgtacattttaaaGTGTCTTATTAAATAGTGTTTATGTTGTGCAGCCAGTGGTTTGTAATTATGGCCTGACTCACTGCCGCCAAAGATttgaaaatcaaattaaaatcattattaaacatttataaatgagTGTTTTGGAGCACTTCTCATTCTATTAACTAACACACTCAAACTGCAGGTATGTAGTTCCCTCTTGTGGCTGCAGGCTGTAACTGGGGAAGAGTGTGATTCACTCGCTTAaattgttgccatggcagccaGGGATGGCGCAGAGCCCTGTTGCTATGGGAACGGCCAAGTAAGAGAGCTTTCTGGGTATGTTGGGGCGAAAAGACTCTAAGGTATGTTTGTTTGGCACTGTTTTCTCTAAAtttcagtgagtgtgtgtctgtctgtgtgtgtgtcttactcTGTGGTGTCCCAGAGCCGCCATGATATCTGCCAGTGTTTGAGAAACACTACCCAGGTTGCTTCTTGTCTTGTGCTTTCGTTTCTTTTGAGCTCGCCACTCCAGCCACATCTTGTGCTGGCTGACCACGCCTCcgtggttaccatggttactaGCCaaactgttgccatggtgaccacCAGATGCATTGGAGTTGCTGGGATCAAACCTGTGGACTTCACATCTGAGCCCTGACACAGTCTTCAAAAAGTCTGAATCTCCTCCATCCATActagagagagacaaaaaagagacagaaaggcaGGCAGGGGAGCTCAGAGGTGGTTTGAAGATTATTGCATGCATGATTAAATATGCATTGCATTGTTTATTCCAACTGTGCCAGTGATATGAATGCATAACAGCACATGAATTGGCATAGGTGCATGGTACAGATGTTTGTGCACACCTGAAAGAATACGCGACACACGGTCTGCCTGCAGCTGGAAGCAGCCAGTCCTCGGCACACAGCAGCCACTGCACTGAAACTGAAGGGTGCTGTGTTGCCTGAGTCTGCCCTGGAGATAAAACCCTGGAGCAGTTCAGCTGGGGATGGACAAGACAAGAGAGTCACATGAGGTGGGCTGAATAGAGGTCtgagagcagacacacaaaattaGCATTCAAATAAGAAAAGAGGAAGTTAAAGAAGAAGTTGTGAAATTTGCGAGAACATTTCAGACCGTGTGTATGTCTCCTTTAAGTACACCTTATTAATTCATAGTAAAACTGCTTTACTCATTTGGCTGGAGTAAATTTGAACCACTGCAATTTTATGGCAGGTATTGATTAAAATGAGGTTTAATTTTCAGCAATTTTTTCTTCCCAGTTCTTCAGCACTTGGTGTTTCATAACTCTTGCTCGGGAGTTTCCAGTCTGGAACTGAACGTCCTTACTGGCTCCAGTTTTGGCAGAATTCTGCTGCCAGCATATTGACAGCTCCTGACTGATCATATTACTGCTATGTTAACCCCCACACTAGTGTGCCGTCGCA
This region of Parambassis ranga chromosome 2, fParRan2.1, whole genome shotgun sequence genomic DNA includes:
- the LOC114432095 gene encoding methyltransferase-like protein 24; protein product: MRTCSRWWGRGGLSLHSGILLLLIPPFLLALQLLVAGSRLPGAARVWAGEEEQDGPVAFSVISIEPERKWRQWGTQQQRRPGVEEKEEEEEEERDHDGRREGARAYEDENEMHARQVGPRALEMPPWAADKPSFTAELSRVIAYITTPQLNCSRVLSPGQTQATQHPSVSVQWLLCAEDWLLPAAGRPCVAYSFSMDGGDSDFLKTVSGLRCEVHRFDPSNSNASGGHHGNSLASNHGNHGGVVSQHKMWLEWRAQKKRKHKTRSNLGSVSQTLADIMAALGHHRVNFLYADLLSAEWRVFQNWIETGTLQNVHHLVAAVHLQWAGFEVGGTNEEVLRYWFSILQGLQASGLKLVHSSAGEGHSVLKQTVTNAHSSYTLSWVNTRH